GAGGAAACTGTTGGGATAATGCCCCCCAAGAATCTTTTTTCGGGCATTTTAAAGATGAAGCGCATATAAAAACTTGTACATCTTTTGCCCAGCTAAAACAAGAAATTAAAAACTATATCAAATACTATAACCAGCACAGATATCAATGGAATTTAAAGAAGATGACTCCTGTTGAATACAGAAATCATCTTCTCGCGGCTGCCTAACTTTTTTTAAAATGTCCTTTACAAAGGGTACAGATTAAGATTCAATCTGCTTTTTTTAATACTATTAAACTATTTATCATAAATTTAAATTATTTTTTTCTGTCCAATATTTTTGATTGCTAGTATCAAACGAAAACTCAATCCATCCATTTGGATCTTCACGATAAATATTTACAATCGATCCAGTAGACAATCTACCCACCTTATTTTGTTCTGGAGTAATATTTTCACTTCTAATTTTACCATTGAATGGAAATGGTATTTGATAATAATGTGCTGATGATTTTACCGTAGCTTTTGTCCCAGCTGGATACAACTTATATGGAATTGCCGATGGTAACGCATCAACATTTAATATACTTGGATTTTTTGAAAGCCTTTTTGCATACATATAGTCTTCTGCCTTAAAAGGCTTAATACGCTCCATAATATTTGCAATTTTAGGAGCCCATTCTTTATCTGTTGCATACTTAACATTCATACCCGTTAACGTTGGGCCATTATAATACATTCCTGTTTTTTCTAAGTAACGCGCACGTACATAATTTGCATTATAAGCAATACTTTCTCCATAACTTTGTAAATATTTCGCATTTCCAAATGGATCCCAATCATATGCACGTAATCCAAATAAGTTGTGTTTTCGATATGCAATTTCAGATTTTCCATAACCCGATTCCAAAATAGCATGTGCAGCTAAATATAATGCATTCACCCCATGATTATTTTGCGCTTCAATAAAGTCTTGTCCATGTCCTACTAATGGGCTATCAGGATGGTATCTTGCAATAAAGTTATCAATCTCTTTACCTGTAATATTGGAAGCTAATGTTAAATCTAATTCTACATATGATTTAGCAGTAATATTGTGTTTCGCATTTTCTCCTGGCTTTTTATCCATTACACGTAACATACGATTTAAAAATGCTGCTGCTTCCGCGCGGCTTGCCGTTCCTTTTGGTAAGAATTGATTTTGATCATTTCCTTTAACAATTCCTAATCCATATACACGTTGCAGCGCTTTTTTATCATAAGCTGCATCTTGATCTATAAATGGAGCTTCTTTTAATGCTCCAGTAATTCCTTTGCTTTGCAAAGCACGATCTACCATAATGACTACTTCTTCACGCGTAATCGTATCGTTTGGTGCAAATATACCATTGCCTCGACCATGAATGATACCAGCTGCCGCTGCTCGGTTTATGCCATCTACTAATGATGGATGAGCTAAACTAAGATCCTTAAAATTCGATTTCCCTTCTGGTAATTGTAAAGAACGTGTAATTAAAGCAGCAAATTCTGCACGTGTTACAAGACGCTCTGGCCAATATGAGCCCTTTCCATCTCCCGCCATAATACCTTTTTTCGCGAGCTCACGAATTTCGTGTTCATACCATTTCCCAGAAATATCGTCTTTTCGGTGAACCTCTTCTTTATTTGAGATTACAGCGGGCTTATTTTTTTCATAATAACTTTTCGCACCATTTAAAAAAGCTGGCCATGTCCCTCTTGCAATTATTTTTGCTGGACAATTTTTTCCACTCCAATGTTGATGTTTCTTTACATTATCTATTGGAATATTTAATTCCTGCATTAAATAAGCTGTCAATTTGCGAGCATTTTCTACTGCTTTCTCATAGTTTCCATCCTGATTTACAGCAATTTCAATTCCAATTGATTGTCTATTTCCAGTCCCGTTTGTTCCATCACCTGCATGCCATCCATTTTCATTTAAAGGTAAATGTTGGTAAATCTCTTTGTCATCTACTGTAAAATGCCATGATGCACCGCGACTTGTACTTCCTGTCGCTTGATTCATCAAATATTTAGCATGATTTTTTGCATCCGCACCTCTTCTTTCATTAGCAGTTTCGTGGATTGTGATATAACGAGGGTCCATAGCATAACCTGGGCGAATTTGTGGATTTCCTTTTGGAACAATCCATTCAGTAAACTTCACACCATATATATTCCCCACATTTAAGCTTGATGGCGCGTATTGAAGAGAAGCATCTTCTTTATAATTGACTGTAGACTGAATAAGAGAGGCCTTTGTTCCTTCAAATTTTGCAGATGACGAATGAATCCACTTTATCCCATTAGACGTTTGAATTTGAAACCATTCTCCAGCTTGTGTAATCGCCTCAACAGATTGAGGTTGTAAAACATCATTCTCTTTGAATGCATGAAATGGTGCTGAATATACAGATGTTACTTCTTTAATTTGTATTTTTTTTGTATCTTTCGGTAAAGAATATACTTCTCGTTCTTCAAGAACATTCTCTTTATTTTGTACCCAACCTTTTACAGAATCAGTTTCAATATAATACCAGTTTTCTTTTTTCTTAGTTGCTTTTACTACCTGTTGAGATACTTGATGTATAATTGGAGTATTTAAATCATAAGAAGAATATATAGGCATTTCTTTTGGAATATATACAAGAAAATCGCCTTGTATTTCACCATTTTCTCCTATTTTTTCACCTTTTCCATCTTCATCTTTCATATGTTCTTCTATACTTTTCAGCACCTGTATATCATAAGATATTGCTTCATCTAATTGTTTTACAGAGGAAGCTGAAGCTGCAAATGCAGGTGTTGCGGTCATTCCTCCCTGAAGTACCACTGTCATCGCTAAAACATTTAAAATCTTCTTTTTTATCATCATTGTTACACGAAATATCCTATTTATTTCGTGTTTGATACCTCCTTCTCCTAAGCAACATGCTATTTATTTATGAAACAAGCAATTATATAGTCGTATATCTTTCTTATAAAATGAAACTTTAATCAGAGAAGGGGTTCTTTTTCTCCCTCTGATTAACAGCTCTACTTCCACCTTATCATCTTGAGGTGGAAGTCTTCCTGCTCTAAAATAGCAGGATAAACAAAAGCGATTTTTACGTTATACTGCCTTTTTCTTAGAAGAGTCTTCACTTAAAATTCCTATAACTTTACATACTAAACTATCATTGATATCGTAGTAAATTTCTACTCCTTTTCTTCTTCCATATATTAATTGATGCATTCTTAATTTTGTTAAATGTTGTGATAGTGTCGATTGTGCCATATTAAGCTCTTTATAAATTTGCTTTCCATTTTTTGAATCACCCTCCATTAATAGATTCAATATTCTTAAACGATCCGGATGTGCCATAATTTTTAACTTATCTGCAAAATCCTCTAACTTATCTGCAAAACCTCTATATTTTTCTAGATTTTTCATTATAACCATAATCCTTTCATCTTAATATATAATTAAAAAGCTCAAAACAGATTAGAATTACCATATAGATGTAAATCACACGCAGTAGCTTTAGCCTTTACAAAGCCACTAGTATTAGTACAAGTAATATACTACAATTAATTATTTTATTTTTATATAATAAAAACTCCTTTTTACAAAGGGAATTTTATTATAATTGCATTTACCCCAACGGAAAAAATCTCCCCGTTCAATATGAGAATCATCTTTTGAAAACCGTCCACTTTCTTTTTCATGTTCTTTACAAAGAATAACATCTATCATTTAGAGATGTTATTCTTCTTCATCTATATTTTTGTTACAAACCAAAAAACCCCCCCTTATAAAATTCACATAATTCTCACAAATCACACGATAAACTCTTCACAATTCAATCTATAATAAATGTATAAGTACTACTCCCTAATTGACTTAGCTTGTCTAGTTATACCCCCGTCCTGAATATACGAAAAAAGAACTTGTAGCGAGCTACAAGTTCTTTTTTCGTATATATCATTTAAAAGATGATTTTTTTACTATATTGTTTGCCAACTAATAAGTCATACTGAATCAATTTATATTGTTCTAACATTTCTTTTTGCTTATTTGTTAATTTTTTAATATGTGTTCCATCTTGATTCACTTTTAATTCGTCCCTTAAAACTGGTATTTCTTCATATAATTTAGATAAAAATTGATAAAACGCTGGTTTCTTCAACTCTGCATAATCAAATACAAGATTAGAAAAATAAACCGGACTAACTCGTCCTAAATTGTCATTTGGTAAGTTAAAGTTGGCATATAGTAATAATGGTGTTTCAGCCATTGCTAGCCGTTCCTTAACAGATGTTTCATTCTCAATATATCCAGCTTCTTTATAAAGGGATTTATTTGTTCCTAACGACGGGAGATGATCTCCAAAGAAGACTAATATGGTTGGTTTACCCAACTTATCTAACTCTTCTATTAAATATTGTAATGCTTCATCAGAACGTCGTATTCCTTCCGTATAGGTCTCTAATTCCGCTTTAGACGCATCCTCTGTTAAACCATGTATTTCCGTTCTATTTTCTCCAAATCTTCCTGGAGTAAATGGAAAATGATTTTGCATCGTTACAGCATGAATAAATGTAGGTTGTGTCCTACGCTTTAATTCCTCTATTATCTCTTTACTCATGGATATATCACTAATATAATCTCCGTCAATGTCTGTATATTTCATCGTATCTTCTGCATGAAATGTATCAAATCCTAACACATGATATACTGTATCTCGTTTAAAGAAACTCCGACCATAACTATGAATTGCTGTTGCATAATAGCCCTCTTTCTTCAAACTACTTACAATAGACGGAACTTCATTTTGATTTGTAATGGCTTGTTGATACGGTATCGATCCAGGCTTCAAAAAGCTCATCGAATAACTTGTCAATGCTTCAAATTCCGTATTCGCTGTATTTCCTCCAAATGTAGGAGAAATGGTTTGTCCTCCTGGAAAGTTCTCTATATAATGATGTAAATGAGGAATTGGATCTTCACTAAATGATAAATTCATCAATTTCGTTGGATCCCAAAAAGCCTCACTCATAATGTATATAACATTCGGCTTCGCCTCATTGTTTTGTTCCCCTATATTCTCTCCATACTTTTTCTTTATATCATTTGCAATTTGAACCATTTTCTCTTTGGAATACCCTTTTGGCTCTTCCATAATTGTTGTATCTAAATTACTTATAAAGCCTAATACAAAACCATTATTTGCATAGTTCTCATTTTGATTCCACAAAATAAATTCTACGCCCCACTTTTGAAACAGTTTGCTCATAAATGTATTCGTATAATTACTGTACACATATAAAATAAAAATAGAAGCAATGATTCCAAAAAGCCTCATGCTAATAGGTACTTTGACAGGTTCCGTATGTTTTCGAATATATAAGAGCAATAGAATACTTAATGCAATACAGATAACCCCTAATAATACATATTTCCATTCTAAAGGTTCTAATACCATTGGAATGACAGATTTTAAATGGACAATTTGCGTAAAATCAGCAGGATAAAGAGGATCACCTCTAAACAGTATTTTCAAATAATTTACAATCGCAAATATAATTAACGAACAACTTGTCAAAACGGTGCTCAAAAACAGTTTTCCAAGCAGGTGGTATACAAGAAGATATAGGACATAAACAACAATTACACTCAATACAAAATGTCCCACATGCCAATATATCCAACTAAATACATACAGTATATCAAAATGGCTTTGTATGGCTAAAAAAGCTAAACAAATTGTATGCGCTACCAAAAAAAGGTAGCCATACAGTTGAATCATCTGCATGATTCCATTTCGCTCTTTATTTCTTGTACGTATGACATATAATAGCCCAACCCATAGACCAATCGTCACCACGGTGAAAGGGAGTTTTTCATTCAAAAATTCCTTTCCTTTATCGAATTCAAAAAACTTTAAAATCATAAATAGGAATGTTACCAATAATAATGCCAACATTCCACTATGAATAGTGGAAATCAATGTATTCGTATGTTTTCTCGGTTGCTGAAGTGAAAACTTATACTTCAATGTTCTCCCTCTTTTCTTACAATTGATTTCACCCCGCATCAGTAAGAACCATTCTCTTCATAATCAAATATATTATATTTCAAGCTAGGAGCCCGTACGCTTTCTTCTATTATACACATGAAGTCTGCATTATACTCCAAAATTATAATTAGAACTTTTCATTTCACCGTTTTGTTTGCACAAATAAGTAAAGTATTTCATTTTATCCCACTATTTTAAGGCAGTAGCATCTCGATTGATGAAGACTTATAACAGGTGTGAGCTAAATTCCTCACAAGTTTTGCTTTATAAAATATTATTGTAAAATCCACACTGATGTAATTTTTACTTTATGATATAATGCAATTATGTTTTGGATAGGCTTAATGAGATTAGGACTTTATCACGAAATAAATAAAGAAAGAAACAAAAAAGGAGATGCTTATTTTTGTTAGCCAAATTTAAAAGTTTGCCTAAAGCGGTATATGTAATTTTAACGCTTTCTTTCCTTCTGCATATTTTTTGTTTAGTAAAACAACCGGGACTTGACGGAGAGTTAGTAAAAGTAACATATGGCGCGAATGATGCATTTAACTATTCGTTAACAGCCGAACAGTTATTAAAACACGGTGTATTTGGTTATGTGTATTTAGAACCAAGCGAGGTACCTGGAAAAAATGCATATATCACACCTGGTCAACCGTTATTATTAGCGGGCGCAATGATTATATCTGATGTCACACACCTTCCTTACTACTACGTAGCAACTGTTATCAATATGCTACTTAATCTTGGTACAGTGCTCTTAGTATTTTTAATCGGAAAAGAATTATTTGAGAAAAATATTTATGGAATTGTTGCAAGTATTTTATACGCAATTTATCCGAGTAACTATACATACTTCCGTACATTATTAACAGAAGTTCCTTCCATATTCTTTTTATGTTTCAGTGTATATATATTTATTCTTGCTTGGAAGTACAATAAAACAAAATTCCATATTTGGTTTGGAATCGTCGTATCTATGTTACTCATGATTCGCCCAAATCCAGCTCCTATGTTACTCATTCCGGTTCTTGTTGTCTTGTTCACATATGGAATCAAAGATTCCATTCGAATTGGGCTACTGTGGTTTATTGGACCATTCTTTATTATTGGTGCATGGGTATTTCGTAACTATTTGGCATTCCATAAATTCATTTTGTTCTCAACACAAAGCGCCGATCCATTAATTGCAGGTGCTGATCCATTCAATAAGATCGGCTACGAAAACGTTGTAAATGAAATGAAGGCAAAAGGACTCACTGATAAAGGGGAATACGCGAAAGAACTCATTAAAAATGGATTTAAAACGGATTTCACATATTGGTTCTCTTGGTTTACTGTCGGAAAAACAATCGAGTTATTTAAAACAGCTCCTGCTGTAGACCAATATCGCATTCATCATTTTATCCAACTTTGTCATAGAGTCTTTATTATCGGTACCTTCTTAAGCAGTTTCTGCTTCATGCTGAACTCATTTAAACATAAGCGGGTTATGATGTTAGTAGCAAGCTCTGTTATTTACATCATCTTCTCAAATTTATTCCTAGCAATTAATCGCTATGGATTTTTCATTAACCCGCTTATGTGTTTAATTCTTGCATATGGACTTATTTATATTGCAACAAAGCTCCCGTTTTTCAAAGTAAAACGCGCTTAATTCAAGAGGTTGTCCGAATAAAATGGACAACCTCTTGAATTTAATTACATACTTACATCTTTTCAAATTCACTTTTATGTAATGTACTCTCTAACAAACAGAGGTTATCCACAAGAATAGATTACTGCTCTCTTATCAACCGATCCTTTGAACGCGACCAATTTGTCCATCTTGTAAACACACTTTAATGCCATAAGGATGCGTTTCAGTATGAGTTAAAATATCTTTTACAACGCCACTGACACGCGTACGACGATCCTTATCCAATATAATTTCCACATGAGTTCCAATCGAAATTTGTGATCTTGTCGGTTTTCCTCCTCGTACCTGTGTAGATTGCTGCTTTTGTTTTTCTTGTTTGTGCTTTTCTTCTATACGCTGCTCTTCTTGCTTACGTTTTTCTTCTATACGCTGCTCTTCTTGCTTACGTTTTTCTTCTATACGCTGCTCTTCTTGCTTGCGTTTTTCTTCTTCTATACGTTGCTCTTCTTGCTTGCGTTTTTCTTCTTCTATACGCTGCTCTTCTTGCTTGCGTTTTTCTTCTTCTATACGCTGCTCTTCTTGCTTGCGTTTTTCTTCTTCTATACGCTGCTCTTCTTGCTTGCGTTTTTCTTCTTCTATACGCTGCTCTTCTTGCTTGCGTTTTTCTTCTTCTATACGCTGCTCTTCTTGCGCTTCCTTCTTTTCAGAACCATGGACACCCTGGCATGCAGTTAACACAATTACAAAGAAACTCATAAGCAATAGTAAAAATAATTTCTTTTCCATTAAGATCCTCCTATCTATAAAAAAATAACGAACTTGTTTAGAATAACAAATATACGAATATGATTTTGTCGTTTTTTGTCGAAAAAATCCCTAACATTTCATTCTACGCTCTATATACATTTGCCCACCTCATTTTTTTCATCACAAAGCGAATAAAAAAATTCCTCCTATATCACTCACATCTAGGCACTTACCTACATATCATGACAGTAGATTGATTTCTAGGAGGTGTTTTTTTATTGAAAAAATTGTTAGCGGTTTTCTGTATATTTGTCCTTACTGTTGTAACGCTTGTCGCCTGCAGTAAAACGGAAAATACGAACCAACAAACGCACAAAATTAGAATTGGCGAAGTAACACATTCTCTTTTTTATACACCGTTATATGTCGGTATGGAAAAAGGTTTTTTTAAAGAGGAAGGGCTAGATATTGATTTACAAACAACAGCAGGTGGCGATAAAACGATGACCGCCTTATTATCTGGCGGAATTGATATTGCACTTGTCGGGTCTGAAACATCCATTTATGTTCACCAGCAAGGAGCTAAAGATCCGATTATTAACTTTGCTCAGCTTACACAAACTGATGGGACTTTTTTAGTATCACGTAAAAAGTTAGATTCTTTTAATTGGAATGATGTAAAAGGTGTCACTTTCCTAGGGCAACGGAAAGGCGGTATGCCACAAATGGTCGGAGAATACGTTTTAAAGAAGAACGGCATCGATCCGCATAAAGACACGAATCTTATTCAAAATATTGAGTTTGCAAATATCGCAAATGCTTTTGCATCTGGTACAGGGGAATTTGTTCAACTTTTTGAACCAACAGCAAGCATTTTTGAAAAAGAAGGAAAAGGATATATCGTCGCTTCTTTTGGAGCTGAATCAGGAACTGTTCCTTACACAACATTTATGGCAAAGCAAAGCTTTTTGAAGAAAGAGAAAGCCGCAGCCGAAAAGTTTACACGTGCCTTATATAAAGCGCAACAATGGGTTGATACACATACACCTGAAGAAATAGCCGATGTTGTTACTCCTCTTTTTCAAGACACTTCAAAAGATATTACCGTAAAAGTCATTGAGCGCTATAAAAAACAACATTCTTATGCAACGGATCCTTTATTAGATGAAAAAGAATGGGTACAGCTACAAGCAATCATGAAAGAAGCTGGCGAATTACAAAAAGAAGTTCCACATCAAGCGCTTGTGAATACAAATATTGCTAAGAGCGTTATTAAGAAATAGAGGCGAATTCAATGAGTTTCTTACAAATATCTAATGTTTCTCACTGTTTTTTTGCCAAAGATCATGCAAAGCTTGTTCTGGAATGTATGAACTTACACGTAAAAGAAGGAGAATTTATTTCCATTCTTGGACCAAGTGGCTGTGGAAAGACAACTCTTCTATCCATTATTGCTGGCCTTTTAAAGCCAACTGACGGCCTCGTCTTTTTAGAAGGAGAACCTGTGACAAAATCAACAGATTCCATGGGTTACATGCTCCAGCAAGACTATTTATTCCCATGGAAAACGATTGAAGAAAATATTATGCTTGGTTTGCGTATTACAAACACCTATAAAGAGGAGACAAAAAAGCATGCATTGCAACTTTTAAAGCA
The window above is part of the Bacillus cytotoxicus NVH 391-98 genome. Proteins encoded here:
- a CDS encoding YwbE family protein → MEKKLFLLLLMSFFVIVLTACQGVHGSEKKEAQEEQRIEEEKRKQEEQRIEEEKRKQEEQRIEEEKRKQEEQRIEEEKRKQEEQRIEEEKRKQEEQRIEEEKRKQEEQRIEEKRKQEEQRIEEKRKQEEQRIEEKHKQEKQKQQSTQVRGGKPTRSQISIGTHVEIILDKDRRTRVSGVVKDILTHTETHPYGIKVCLQDGQIGRVQRIG
- a CDS encoding S-layer homology domain-containing protein; translated protein: MIARGTWPAFLNGAKSYYEKNKPAVISNKEEVHRKDDISGKWYEHEIRELAKKGIMAGDGKGSYWPERLVTRAEFAALITRSLQLPEGKSNFKDLSLAHPSLVDGINRAAAAGIIHGRGNGIFAPNDTITREEVVIMVDRALQSKGITGALKEAPFIDQDAAYDKKALQRVYGLGIVKGNDQNQFLPKGTASRAEAAAFLNRMLRVMDKKPGENAKHNITAKSYVELDLTLASNITGKEIDNFIARYHPDSPLVGHGQDFIEAQNNHGVNALYLAAHAILESGYGKSEIAYRKHNLFGLRAYDWDPFGNAKYLQSYGESIAYNANYVRARYLEKTGMYYNGPTLTGMNVKYATDKEWAPKIANIMERIKPFKAEDYMYAKRLSKNPSILNVDALPSAIPYKLYPAGTKATVKSSAHYYQIPFPFNGKIRSENITPEQNKVGRLSTGSIVNIYREDPNGWIEFSFDTSNQKYWTEKNNLNL
- a CDS encoding ArsR/SmtB family transcription factor — translated: MKNLEKYRGFADKLEDFADKLKIMAHPDRLRILNLLMEGDSKNGKQIYKELNMAQSTLSQHLTKLRMHQLIYGRRKGVEIYYDINDSLVCKVIGILSEDSSKKKAV
- a CDS encoding ABC transporter substrate-binding protein, yielding MKKLLAVFCIFVLTVVTLVACSKTENTNQQTHKIRIGEVTHSLFYTPLYVGMEKGFFKEEGLDIDLQTTAGGDKTMTALLSGGIDIALVGSETSIYVHQQGAKDPIINFAQLTQTDGTFLVSRKKLDSFNWNDVKGVTFLGQRKGGMPQMVGEYVLKKNGIDPHKDTNLIQNIEFANIANAFASGTGEFVQLFEPTASIFEKEGKGYIVASFGAESGTVPYTTFMAKQSFLKKEKAAAEKFTRALYKAQQWVDTHTPEEIADVVTPLFQDTSKDITVKVIERYKKQHSYATDPLLDEKEWVQLQAIMKEAGELQKEVPHQALVNTNIAKSVIKK
- a CDS encoding ArnT family glycosyltransferase, producing the protein MLAKFKSLPKAVYVILTLSFLLHIFCLVKQPGLDGELVKVTYGANDAFNYSLTAEQLLKHGVFGYVYLEPSEVPGKNAYITPGQPLLLAGAMIISDVTHLPYYYVATVINMLLNLGTVLLVFLIGKELFEKNIYGIVASILYAIYPSNYTYFRTLLTEVPSIFFLCFSVYIFILAWKYNKTKFHIWFGIVVSMLLMIRPNPAPMLLIPVLVVLFTYGIKDSIRIGLLWFIGPFFIIGAWVFRNYLAFHKFILFSTQSADPLIAGADPFNKIGYENVVNEMKAKGLTDKGEYAKELIKNGFKTDFTYWFSWFTVGKTIELFKTAPAVDQYRIHHFIQLCHRVFIIGTFLSSFCFMLNSFKHKRVMMLVASSVIYIIFSNLFLAINRYGFFINPLMCLILAYGLIYIATKLPFFKVKRA
- a CDS encoding LTA synthase family protein, which gives rise to MKYKFSLQQPRKHTNTLISTIHSGMLALLLVTFLFMILKFFEFDKGKEFLNEKLPFTVVTIGLWVGLLYVIRTRNKERNGIMQMIQLYGYLFLVAHTICLAFLAIQSHFDILYVFSWIYWHVGHFVLSVIVVYVLYLLVYHLLGKLFLSTVLTSCSLIIFAIVNYLKILFRGDPLYPADFTQIVHLKSVIPMVLEPLEWKYVLLGVICIALSILLLLYIRKHTEPVKVPISMRLFGIIASIFILYVYSNYTNTFMSKLFQKWGVEFILWNQNENYANNGFVLGFISNLDTTIMEEPKGYSKEKMVQIANDIKKKYGENIGEQNNEAKPNVIYIMSEAFWDPTKLMNLSFSEDPIPHLHHYIENFPGGQTISPTFGGNTANTEFEALTSYSMSFLKPGSIPYQQAITNQNEVPSIVSSLKKEGYYATAIHSYGRSFFKRDTVYHVLGFDTFHAEDTMKYTDIDGDYISDISMSKEIIEELKRRTQPTFIHAVTMQNHFPFTPGRFGENRTEIHGLTEDASKAELETYTEGIRRSDEALQYLIEELDKLGKPTILVFFGDHLPSLGTNKSLYKEAGYIENETSVKERLAMAETPLLLYANFNLPNDNLGRVSPVYFSNLVFDYAELKKPAFYQFLSKLYEEIPVLRDELKVNQDGTHIKKLTNKQKEMLEQYKLIQYDLLVGKQYSKKIIF